One genomic region from Gemmatimonadota bacterium encodes:
- a CDS encoding cytochrome c3 family protein produces the protein MAGVGFRHLDHPGLEAGADASCGTCHTHPDGTSDLDVRTDACVLCHAEPQPTGPQRFVLEPDGCQECHAEPTHVAFASTGTPIDHATVLENDIPCLQCHYDVTAGSGGLAEDACRSCHGPPGAAVRLTGGEPRDASTVHDQHAVDGGPACTRCHEEISHSVVGVASALELECTACHVEGDPALRQPVDSTAHVEDQLVFAGLSPFHEGALPAVKFRARISCQDCHSAAAMQAAPDSPARLSALRQECVACHGSRFAGLLDEWVEGMRANTRSVGAYVAGLHGDPRIDASPDADSLRSVADSLWTLISAGHGVHNIGGADRMLRDALADAAEASRRAGLVPAPLPDLGPVADAASCARCHYRPGRSHERFPEPFDHRAHGGAEGLECADCHTPASLFVAEDRVFDPDHGGITLAAGDCLSCHHAEPELACASCHVEGDAFQDPHTTLLPVTIERDRQTRPRPVDFSHLAHDAVDCTRCHTGAPPALAPADCASCHEEHHDVEVSGCTSCHGATVKEAHTVADHLDCGACHTNATLADLGAADRRFCLQCHAEQVDHKPEGECASCHLLLEPAAAMRRILAAEEAPPR, from the coding sequence ATGGCAGGGGTCGGCTTCCGCCATCTGGACCATCCCGGCCTGGAGGCGGGTGCAGACGCCTCCTGCGGGACATGCCACACGCACCCGGACGGAACCTCCGACCTGGACGTTCGCACGGACGCCTGCGTGCTGTGCCACGCGGAGCCCCAGCCCACCGGTCCGCAGCGCTTCGTGCTCGAGCCGGACGGCTGCCAGGAATGTCATGCGGAACCTACCCACGTGGCGTTCGCCAGCACCGGTACGCCGATCGACCACGCCACGGTCCTCGAGAACGACATCCCCTGCCTGCAGTGCCACTACGATGTCACGGCCGGGAGCGGTGGGCTCGCCGAGGACGCCTGCCGCTCCTGTCACGGTCCGCCGGGCGCCGCCGTACGCCTGACCGGAGGCGAGCCGCGGGACGCATCCACCGTGCACGACCAACATGCCGTGGACGGGGGACCGGCGTGCACCCGGTGTCACGAGGAGATCAGCCACTCGGTCGTGGGGGTGGCGAGCGCGCTGGAGCTGGAGTGCACGGCGTGCCACGTGGAGGGGGACCCGGCCCTGCGGCAGCCCGTGGATTCGACCGCCCATGTGGAGGACCAGCTCGTCTTCGCGGGCCTGTCCCCTTTCCACGAAGGGGCCCTTCCGGCCGTGAAGTTCCGCGCGCGCATCTCCTGCCAGGACTGCCACTCGGCGGCCGCGATGCAGGCGGCGCCTGACTCCCCGGCGCGGTTGAGCGCACTGCGGCAGGAGTGCGTCGCCTGCCACGGGAGCCGTTTCGCGGGCCTGCTGGACGAGTGGGTGGAGGGCATGCGCGCCAACACCCGGAGCGTCGGAGCGTACGTCGCGGGCCTGCACGGGGATCCGCGGATCGATGCGTCGCCGGACGCGGACTCGCTGCGCTCGGTGGCCGATTCGCTGTGGACACTCATCTCCGCCGGTCACGGCGTCCACAACATCGGCGGGGCGGACCGGATGCTGCGGGACGCGCTGGCCGACGCGGCGGAAGCCTCCCGCCGGGCCGGGCTCGTTCCCGCTCCGCTTCCCGACCTGGGTCCGGTCGCGGACGCCGCGAGCTGTGCGCGCTGCCACTACCGCCCCGGTCGTTCACACGAGCGCTTTCCGGAGCCGTTCGACCACCGGGCGCACGGTGGGGCCGAGGGCCTCGAGTGCGCGGACTGCCATACGCCCGCCTCGCTCTTCGTGGCCGAGGATCGGGTATTCGATCCCGACCACGGCGGCATCACACTCGCGGCGGGAGATTGCCTCTCATGCCATCACGCGGAGCCCGAGCTCGCGTGCGCGTCCTGTCATGTGGAGGGAGATGCCTTCCAGGATCCGCACACCACGCTGCTGCCGGTGACCATCGAGCGCGATCGGCAGACCCGCCCCAGACCGGTGGACTTCTCGCACCTCGCGCACGATGCGGTGGACTGCACCCGCTGTCACACCGGGGCGCCGCCTGCGCTGGCTCCCGCCGACTGTGCGTCCTGCCATGAAGAGCATCACGACGTCGAAGTCTCGGGCTGCACGTCCTGCCACGGGGCGACCGTGAAGGAGGCCCACACGGTGGCGGACCATCTCGACTGCGGTGCGTGTCACACGAACGCCACCCTGGCGGATCTGGGCGCGGCGGACCGGCGCTTCTGTCTGCAGTGCCATGCCGAGCAGGTGGACCACAAGCCCGAAGGCGAGTGCGCCTCCTGCCATCTGCTGCTGGAGCCGGCCGCAGCCATGCGCCGCATCCTGGCCGCGGAGGAGGCCCCGCCCCGATGA